One part of the Saprospiraceae bacterium genome encodes these proteins:
- a CDS encoding DNA-directed RNA polymerase subunit omega, giving the protein MIDIKTQVQGINPNIKARNIKDFTAKSGNIYETINVLAKRANQLTNDIKEELLEKLEEFASHSDTIEEVHENKEQIEISKFYEKLPNPAIIAIEEYLEGKIDYHYKNTNPDTE; this is encoded by the coding sequence ATGATAGATATCAAAACACAAGTGCAAGGAATTAATCCGAACATTAAAGCTCGAAATATTAAAGATTTTACAGCTAAAAGCGGAAACATTTATGAAACCATCAATGTACTTGCTAAAAGGGCTAATCAGTTAACGAATGACATTAAAGAAGAACTTCTTGAAAAATTAGAAGAATTTGCTTCCCATTCAGATACCATCGAGGAAGTACATGAGAATAAAGAGCAAATTGAAATCTCAAAATTCTATGAGAAACTTCCAAATCCAGCTATTATTGCCATTGAAGAATATTTAGAAGGCAAAATAGATTACCACTATAAAAACACGAATCCGGATACTGAATAA
- the coaBC gene encoding bifunctional phosphopantothenoylcysteine decarboxylase/phosphopantothenate--cysteine ligase CoaBC: protein MLEGRKIILGITGSIAAYKSVVLLRLLMKAGAEVQVIMTESAHDFIGPLTLSSLSTKEVLSKLNLDQEWSQHVALGQWADLLMIAPASANTISKCAHGIVDNLLTAVYLSAKCPIMIAPAMDLDMWRHPATQENISKLNSFGHFIVPVADGPLASGLTGPGRLAEPEIIFKFITNYFLVSKPFEGIKILITAGPTYEAIDPVRFIGNHSSGKMGIQLAEQAVQMGAEVELILGPSNEEIKPHPKLHITRIISAENLYQEVNHRYQEVQVFILAAAVADFKPEHTALEKIKKDTQSNMTLSLVPTHDIAAFLGQNKRENQFLCGFALETENQTQFAKIKMSKKNMDMIVVNSTRDEGATFHHDTNKISILDNSGNLVSFDLKSKKEVAIDILKYILERIKT from the coding sequence ATATTGGAAGGACGCAAAATAATCCTTGGCATCACAGGCAGTATTGCTGCTTATAAGTCTGTTGTCTTATTGCGATTATTAATGAAGGCTGGAGCAGAAGTCCAGGTTATTATGACCGAATCTGCCCATGACTTTATAGGTCCGTTAACGCTTTCAAGTCTTAGCACCAAAGAAGTTTTATCAAAATTAAATTTAGACCAGGAATGGTCTCAACACGTAGCACTCGGCCAATGGGCTGACCTCCTAATGATTGCACCAGCCAGTGCAAATACGATCAGTAAATGTGCTCATGGCATTGTTGATAATCTTTTAACTGCAGTTTATTTATCTGCAAAATGTCCGATAATGATTGCTCCTGCTATGGACCTTGACATGTGGAGACATCCCGCTACTCAGGAAAACATTAGCAAACTTAATTCTTTTGGACATTTCATTGTTCCTGTAGCAGATGGACCATTAGCAAGTGGCTTAACCGGGCCAGGAAGGTTAGCGGAACCAGAAATAATTTTCAAGTTCATTACAAACTACTTCCTGGTTTCAAAGCCATTTGAAGGGATTAAAATACTTATAACTGCAGGACCAACTTATGAAGCAATAGATCCAGTTCGTTTTATTGGGAATCATTCTTCAGGTAAAATGGGTATCCAACTTGCCGAACAAGCGGTTCAAATGGGTGCGGAGGTTGAATTAATTTTAGGCCCTAGTAATGAAGAAATTAAACCACATCCTAAACTCCATATTACCAGAATCATAAGTGCAGAAAATTTGTATCAAGAGGTAAATCATCGTTATCAAGAAGTTCAGGTATTTATACTAGCTGCAGCGGTTGCAGATTTTAAACCAGAACATACTGCTTTGGAAAAAATCAAAAAAGATACGCAATCAAATATGACTTTAAGTTTGGTACCAACCCATGATATTGCAGCATTTCTTGGCCAAAACAAGCGGGAGAATCAATTTCTTTGTGGTTTTGCTTTGGAAACTGAAAATCAAACGCAATTTGCTAAAATAAAAATGAGCAAGAAAAACATGGATATGATCGTTGTTAATTCAACACGAGATGAAGGAGCCACCTTTCATCACGATACAAATAAAATTTCGATTTTGGATAATTCCGGAAATTTAGTTTCCTTTGATTTAAAGTCTAAAAAGGAAGTAGCCATCGATATATTAAAATACATCCTTGAAAGAATCAAAACATGA
- a CDS encoding DUF4835 family protein, translating to MKKIIIFVICHLHFMGFIKAQELNAVVRVNAPNLGLSDKSIVNQLERNVKDFLNNQKWTQDVFEGQEKIKCNFQITIAADKGDNNLLLDISVQATRPVFNASYETPLISLIDKQIPIQFDPYKNLENSKETFYDNLSSVLTYYAYLILALDYDSYSLEGGESYFQILNTMLNTLPANVKSNDDSWSATKDKKNNRYYLVENLINPRMKSFRRAYYEYHRQSLDIISKDVTNARSTMANVIADIARANQSYPDTYLIKLFSYSKSKEIIEIFKQGSIQEKQKVHQSMIQMDPANTSSYEVLIKS from the coding sequence ATGAAAAAAATTATCATTTTTGTAATCTGCCATCTGCATTTTATGGGCTTTATAAAAGCACAGGAATTAAATGCAGTGGTGAGAGTCAATGCTCCAAATTTAGGATTAAGTGATAAATCAATTGTCAATCAATTAGAACGAAATGTCAAAGATTTTTTAAATAATCAGAAATGGACACAAGATGTATTTGAGGGTCAGGAAAAAATAAAATGTAATTTTCAAATCACAATAGCAGCTGATAAAGGGGACAATAATTTATTATTAGATATATCCGTTCAAGCAACCCGGCCTGTTTTTAATGCAAGTTACGAAACCCCATTAATAAGCCTCATCGATAAACAAATACCAATTCAATTTGATCCCTATAAGAATTTAGAAAATTCAAAAGAAACATTTTATGATAACCTATCCTCTGTTCTCACATATTATGCATATTTAATTCTTGCGCTTGATTATGATAGTTACAGTCTCGAAGGCGGCGAAAGTTATTTTCAAATATTGAATACGATGCTCAATACCTTACCTGCGAATGTCAAATCTAATGATGATTCCTGGTCGGCTACTAAAGATAAAAAAAACAATCGATATTACCTGGTAGAAAACTTGATTAATCCCAGGATGAAATCATTTCGCAGAGCTTATTATGAATACCACAGACAATCCTTAGACATTATTTCTAAAGATGTTACAAATGCCCGTTCCACAATGGCCAATGTTATTGCTGATATAGCTCGCGCCAATCAATCTTATCCAGATACCTATTTGATTAAACTTTTTTCGTATTCTAAAAGTAAAGAAATTATAGAAATATTTAAGCAAGGTAGTATTCAAGAGAAACAAAAAGTGCATCAATCCATGATTCAAATGGATCCTGCAAACACAAGTTCATACGAAGTTCTAATAAAATCCTGA
- a CDS encoding phosphoribosylglycinamide formyltransferase, whose product MKKKKIAIFASGNGTNALQLIKYFKTHANIQISLIVTNSSKAGVMKLAKEHDIPISVVNKSLLANNGFMTALLNLYDVDFIVLAGFLLLMPPFLVKQFDQKMINIHPALLPKHGGKGMYGNHVHQAVINDGDLESGITIHYVNEMYDRGKIIFQAKCKVERRDNADKLSKKVQELEHKYLAEWTEKLVLQTRFI is encoded by the coding sequence ATGAAAAAAAAGAAAATAGCAATTTTTGCTTCCGGCAACGGAACCAATGCACTTCAATTAATAAAATATTTTAAAACGCATGCCAATATCCAGATCTCTTTAATTGTAACAAATTCAAGTAAAGCTGGGGTCATGAAACTTGCAAAGGAACATGATATTCCAATTTCTGTTGTAAATAAATCATTACTTGCAAATAATGGTTTTATGACTGCATTATTAAATTTATATGATGTTGATTTTATTGTATTAGCTGGATTTTTACTTTTAATGCCTCCATTTCTTGTTAAACAATTTGACCAAAAAATGATCAACATACACCCTGCATTGCTACCAAAACATGGGGGTAAAGGAATGTATGGAAATCATGTTCATCAAGCGGTCATAAATGATGGCGATTTAGAAAGTGGCATAACGATCCATTATGTAAATGAAATGTACGATCGCGGTAAAATAATATTCCAGGCTAAGTGCAAAGTAGAACGACGTGATAATGCAGATAAGCTTTCCAAAAAAGTTCAGGAATTAGAACATAAATATCTTGCTGAATGGACTGAGAAACTTGTTTTGCAAACCCGCTTTATATAG
- a CDS encoding carbonic anhydrase, translating to MSADLIKIDRIECIPEEYKNTPIGELLAYHNLGKTYQQYQQAQLLIGMCMDNRKHLSIPDNFAYIIRSGGANLRYSEFRVSYAIAVGNVRHLVLIGHNNCGMVNLMARKDLFIQGLITNAGWTREEAEDHFYHYEPIHEIGNEKHFIISETKRLRLRYPNVIIAPLMYLVEDNLLYLIEE from the coding sequence ATGTCAGCAGATCTAATAAAAATAGACCGTATCGAATGTATTCCTGAAGAATACAAGAATACTCCCATAGGAGAATTATTGGCATATCACAACTTAGGCAAAACATATCAGCAATATCAACAAGCACAATTATTGATTGGGATGTGTATGGATAACCGAAAACATTTATCCATACCGGATAATTTTGCGTATATCATTCGGTCTGGTGGTGCCAATTTAAGGTACAGTGAGTTTCGGGTGTCCTATGCCATTGCTGTTGGTAATGTACGGCATCTTGTTTTAATTGGGCACAACAACTGTGGTATGGTCAATCTTATGGCCCGTAAAGATTTGTTCATTCAAGGCCTGATCACGAACGCAGGATGGACTCGGGAGGAAGCAGAAGACCACTTCTACCATTATGAACCTATCCATGAAATCGGCAATGAAAAACATTTTATCATCAGTGAAACCAAAAGGCTTCGTTTGCGCTATCCAAATGTTATTATTGCACCTTTGATGTATTTGGTAGAAGATAATTTGCTGTATTTGATAGAAGAATAA
- a CDS encoding response regulator transcription factor: MKQIKDIIKVALVEDDADIRKLTASLINIYPDLECIGSFASAEEFEYSLQTVNPDIVLMDIGLPGKSGIDCIRDSSSIKESIQYLVYSDHQDSREVYDALAAGANGYVLKGTTPEKLAEAIREMHQGGSPMSRQISRMVASSFKTNEKKHPDFEKLTPQEWEVLTRLERGLAYKEIAAERFVSEHTVRSQVRSIYEKLHVHTRTEALNKLYNKH; encoded by the coding sequence TTGAAACAAATCAAGGATATAATTAAAGTAGCCCTCGTGGAAGACGATGCGGATATCCGTAAATTGACAGCCAGCCTGATCAATATTTATCCTGATTTGGAATGCATTGGCTCTTTTGCGAGTGCCGAAGAATTTGAATATAGCCTGCAAACGGTTAATCCTGATATCGTGTTGATGGACATAGGTCTTCCCGGAAAATCCGGAATTGATTGCATACGAGATAGTTCATCCATCAAAGAATCTATACAATATTTAGTGTATTCAGATCATCAGGACTCCAGGGAAGTGTATGATGCTTTAGCTGCAGGTGCCAATGGCTATGTATTAAAAGGTACGACCCCGGAAAAACTTGCAGAAGCCATTCGTGAAATGCACCAGGGTGGCTCCCCGATGTCCAGACAAATATCCAGGATGGTTGCCAGTTCGTTTAAAACCAATGAAAAGAAACATCCTGATTTTGAAAAACTAACACCCCAGGAATGGGAAGTTCTTACACGTCTTGAACGCGGCCTAGCTTACAAAGAAATCGCTGCTGAGCGATTCGTTTCAGAACACACCGTTAGATCTCAGGTACGCAGCATTTATGAAAAACTGCATGTGCATACGAGGACGGAGGCGTTGAATAAGTTGTATAATAAACATTAG
- a CDS encoding tail fiber domain-containing protein produces MKYVQLFFIFLSLSINAQAPLKLNYQAVARDNSGAIISSKQLGLRLSIHDGSANGLVQYSEVFTVTTNQFGLFTVNIGAGVPFIGTFKDVSWNSGSKFLQVELDPNGGNNYLNMGTDQLQSVPYALVSETANSINGGVPLKSLRNDGAQNGQIIKWNATTNQWEPGDDINGTMGQSYTSGNGISISGANVISNTGDLNPNDDINNGTSASGDLSGTYPDPQVVKIQGKTISSNNPVDGDVLKWNGALNQWEPGKDSIGTISQTYTAGNGISINGTNVISNTGDLNPNDDITNSTIAGGDLSGTYPNPQINKIQGKVISASNPTNNEVLKWNGNQWNSSPDLLSLPASFTENSFRQQANPRYLLEISQTGRDGVLGLFNTNTNTNIPTLYAESNNSGTAGTFINKGTGSTLNVISENSNTFSQTMLVSSASLGELIHAINTNTNNTASLMSIENAGRGNGIGIQMSSNTATGSALNINTNSMGRGLMITKSNTNSTLPALEIQSNGTGSVGRIIQTNATASNIDAFYVESRGVNWAMHAINTHSSGIAAKIENSNSSSINDALQVVNAGSGHGIRCTGTALKTAGGNTWAVPSDIRLKKDIHDFTDGLQVIEKINPKRFRYNGLAGTNDRKVEIGIIAQEIQSIAPYTIESRLTKLHPDNNSPDANSEDNLELLSFNSSALQFVTINAIKELSESIKQLKEENKQLKADIKSMKYLIENKK; encoded by the coding sequence ATGAAATACGTTCAACTATTTTTTATCTTTCTATCTCTTTCCATAAATGCTCAAGCTCCCTTAAAATTAAATTACCAAGCAGTAGCTCGTGATAATTCCGGAGCAATTATTTCTTCAAAACAACTTGGATTGCGATTGAGTATACACGATGGCTCGGCAAATGGTTTGGTTCAATATTCAGAAGTGTTTACCGTCACTACCAATCAATTTGGATTATTTACAGTTAATATTGGAGCAGGTGTTCCATTCATTGGCACTTTTAAAGATGTAAGCTGGAATTCTGGCTCAAAATTTTTACAAGTTGAATTGGATCCAAACGGGGGCAATAATTATTTAAATATGGGGACTGATCAATTGCAAAGTGTACCCTATGCTTTAGTTTCTGAAACTGCCAATTCAATTAATGGTGGTGTCCCTTTAAAATCATTAAGAAATGATGGTGCTCAGAATGGTCAGATCATTAAATGGAATGCTACAACGAATCAATGGGAACCTGGTGATGATATTAACGGGACAATGGGCCAAAGTTATACTTCAGGAAATGGTATATCAATAAGTGGCGCCAATGTGATAAGCAATACAGGAGATTTAAATCCAAATGATGATATTAATAATGGCACTTCAGCCAGTGGTGATCTTTCAGGAACTTATCCTGATCCGCAAGTAGTAAAAATCCAAGGAAAGACAATTTCATCTAACAACCCAGTTGATGGAGATGTTTTAAAATGGAATGGTGCTTTAAACCAATGGGAGCCTGGTAAAGACAGCATTGGCACAATCAGTCAAACATACACCGCAGGAAATGGCATTTCCATAAATGGCACAAATGTGATCAGCAACACTGGAGATTTAAATCCAAACGACGACATAACAAATAGTACAATAGCAGGAGGTGATTTGTCCGGAACTTATCCAAATCCACAAATAAATAAAATACAGGGCAAGGTAATTTCTGCATCTAACCCAACCAATAATGAAGTATTAAAATGGAATGGAAATCAATGGAATTCATCGCCAGATTTATTAAGCCTACCTGCAAGTTTTACAGAAAATAGTTTTAGGCAACAGGCAAATCCGAGATATCTCCTGGAAATTAGTCAAACAGGCAGGGATGGAGTACTTGGACTTTTTAATACGAATACTAACACAAACATCCCAACACTATATGCTGAAAGTAATAATTCAGGTACTGCAGGAACTTTCATAAATAAAGGAACAGGTAGCACTTTAAACGTAATTTCTGAAAATTCAAACACATTTTCGCAAACCATGCTTGTTTCATCAGCAAGTTTGGGTGAATTGATTCATGCTATAAACACAAATACAAATAATACAGCTTCTCTTATGTCAATAGAAAACGCTGGCAGAGGAAACGGTATCGGTATTCAAATGAGTTCAAATACTGCTACTGGTTCAGCTCTAAACATTAATACAAATTCAATGGGGAGAGGCCTTATGATAACAAAATCAAACACCAATTCTACATTGCCTGCACTAGAAATTCAATCAAACGGAACAGGTAGTGTTGGAAGAATTATTCAAACAAATGCAACAGCAAGCAATATTGATGCATTTTACGTAGAATCCAGAGGAGTAAATTGGGCAATGCATGCTATCAACACCCATAGTTCAGGAATAGCGGCTAAAATCGAAAATTCAAACAGTTCATCCATAAATGACGCTTTGCAAGTTGTAAATGCAGGTAGTGGTCATGGAATCAGATGCACAGGTACAGCATTAAAAACAGCAGGAGGAAATACATGGGCTGTTCCTTCTGACATTCGACTTAAAAAAGATATTCATGATTTTACAGATGGATTGCAAGTAATTGAAAAAATAAACCCTAAAAGGTTCAGATATAATGGACTTGCAGGGACAAATGATCGCAAAGTCGAAATAGGAATCATAGCTCAAGAAATCCAAAGCATCGCACCCTATACAATTGAATCTAGACTAACCAAACTTCATCCAGATAACAATAGTCCTGATGCAAATTCAGAAGACAATTTAGAGCTCCTTTCATTTAATAGTAGTGCATTGCAATTTGTAACAATAAATGCAATAAAAGAATTGAGTGAATCCATAAAGCAATTAAAGGAAGAGAATAAACAATTGAAGGCTGATATAAAATCAATGAAATATTTAATTGAAAATAAAAAGTAA
- a CDS encoding T9SS type A sorting domain-containing protein, with translation MKYTICFIILNLTNYIVKCQTLEPIVIATSGAFYSNNSISLSQTVGEMCLVKTLFNNTILTQGFQQAYSQNSTINTDIENTIKDFIIYPTVVNENIILEFNSKKSMTLFIRLINIHGQCTSDNFKLITKSGHNIHTINTFDFPKGMYYLNAYDLDMKTQITTRHFVKQN, from the coding sequence ATGAAGTATACAATTTGTTTTATAATTTTAAACTTGACAAATTATATTGTAAAATGTCAAACCCTGGAACCAATTGTAATAGCCACGTCCGGAGCATTTTACTCAAATAATTCGATATCACTTTCACAAACAGTAGGTGAAATGTGCTTGGTAAAAACTTTATTTAATAATACAATACTTACTCAAGGATTTCAACAAGCCTATAGTCAAAATTCAACAATTAATACTGATATTGAAAACACGATTAAAGATTTCATAATTTACCCAACGGTAGTCAATGAAAATATTATACTTGAATTTAATTCTAAAAAATCCATGACATTATTTATACGTCTAATAAATATACATGGACAATGCACCTCAGATAATTTTAAACTAATTACGAAATCTGGGCATAATATACATACCATCAATACTTTTGATTTTCCTAAAGGCATGTATTATCTCAACGCCTATGATCTAGACATGAAAACACAAATTACTACTAGGCATTTTGTTAAACAAAACTAG